Proteins found in one Hippopotamus amphibius kiboko isolate mHipAmp2 chromosome 12, mHipAmp2.hap2, whole genome shotgun sequence genomic segment:
- the BPI gene encoding bactericidal permeability-increasing protein produces the protein MARVPDDTQRWAPLVVLAALGMAVTATPNPGVVARITQKGLDYACQQGVATLQKELEKIKIPDFSGSFKIKYLGKGNYNFYSIVIRGFNLPSSQIRPLPDQGLDLSIKDASIKISGKWKARKNFIKVSGNFDLSVEGISIVSALKLGYDPTSGCATVACSSCNSRINNVRIHISGSSLGWLIQLFHKEFESSLRNAMDSEICEVVTSTVSSKLQPYFQTLPVTTKIDNVAGIDYSLVAPPRATADNLDGLLKGEFFSLAHRSLPPFAPPALTLPTDHDRMVYLGISEYFFNTAGLVYQKAGVLNLTLKDDMIPKESKFRLTTKFFGTLIPQVAKMFPDMEMQLLIWASSPPNLTVHPTGLVLTFALDTQAFAVLPNSSLVPIFLLEMNTNVSVDVGVRSDRLIGELRLDKLLLELKHSDVGPFSVELLQAAMNFVVPVVVLPKINEKLQKGFPLPLPTYIQLYNLVLQPYQDFLLFAADVHYS, from the exons ATGGCCAGGGTCCCTGACGACACGCAGAGGTGGGCCCCCCTGGTGGTGCTGGCCGCCCTGGGCATGGCCGTGACGGCGACCCCCAACCCCGGCGTCGTGGCCAGGATCACCCAGAAGGGCCTGGACTACG ccTGCCAGCAGGGAGTGGCTACTCTGCAGAAGGAGTTGGAGAAGATCAAGATTCCCGATTTCTCAGGGAGCTTTAAGATAAAGTACCTCGGGAAAGGGAATTATAACTTCTATAG CATTGTTATTCGTGGATTCAACCTTCCCAGTTCCCAGATAAGACCATTGCCCGATCAGGGccttgatctctccatcaaagaTGCCAGTATCAAGATCAGTGGAAAATGGAAGGCACGGAAGAATTTCAT CAAAGTCAGCGGCAACTTCGACCTGAGTGTGGAGGGCATCTCCATTGTGTCTGCTCTGAAGCTGGGCTATGACCCTACCTCGGGCTGCGCCACCGTTGCTTGCTCCAGCTGCAACAGCCGCATCAACAATGTCCGCATACACATCTCGGGCAGCAGCCTGGG GTGGCTGATCCAACTCTTCCACAAAGAATTCGAGTCTTCACTCAGAAATGCCATGGACAGCGAG ATCTGCGAGGTAGTGACCAGTACTGTATCTTCCAAGCTGCAACCTTATTTCCAGACACTGCCAG TGACAACCAAAATAGACAATGTGGCCGGGATCGATTACTCTCTAGTGGCACCTCCAAGAGCCACAGCTGATAACCTGGATGGGCTGCTGAAG GGGGAGTTTTTCAGCCTGGCCCACCGCAGCCTCCCTCCCTTTGCTCCTCCAGCGCTGACCCTTCCCACCGACCACGACCGCATGGTGTACCTGGGCatctctgaatattttttcaaCACGGCCGGGCTCGTGTACCAAAAGGCTGGAGTCCTGAATCTGACCCTCAAGGATGACATG ATTCCAAAGGAATCCAAGTTCCGCCTGACAACCAAATTCTTCGGAACCCTCATACCCCAG GTGGCCAAGATGTTCCCCGACATGGAGATGCAGCTCCTCATCTGGGCCTCCTCCCCGCCAAACCTCACCGTGCACCCCACCGGCCTTGTCCTCACCTTTGCCCTGGATACCCAGGCCTTTGCTGTCCTCCCGAACTCCTCCTTGGTCCCCATCTTCCTGCTTGAGATG AACACGAACGTTTCTGTGGATGTTGGTGTCAGGTCTGACAGACTTATTGGAGAGCTCCGGTTGGACAA GCTGCTCCTGGAACTGAAGCACTCGGATGTCGGCCCCTTCTCG GTTGAattgctgcaggctgccatgaaCTTTGTTGTGCCCGTCGTCGTGCTTCCCAAGATTAACG AGAAGCTGCAGAAAGGCTTTCCTCTCCCACTGCCCACCTACATCCAGCTCTACAACCTGGTGCTTCAGCCTTATCAG